From one Solanum lycopersicum chromosome 12, SLM_r2.1 genomic stretch:
- the LOC101248365 gene encoding ACD11 homolog protein isoform X2: MDEDDGFEDAGTGTPLSAIAEAFEELSSNHDLMLKPFCHACSLLSVLFGSLGIAFKFAELEYVSKVRDLTEASEIFGSLNSILDYDVRNDTSLYSDDSLKEAASMAYAKVCAPYHTWAVRTAVSAGMCALPTRDQLLIKLNETDDSAEREMRRYIDASLPIIEYIDKLYISRNVSLDW, translated from the exons ATGGATGAGGACGATGGATTTGAGGATGCAGGCACAGGGACACCTTTGTCTGCGATAGCTGAGGCATTTGAGGAGCTTTCATCAAACCATGATCTTATGCTCAAGCCTTTTTGTCATGCTTGTTCCCTTCTTTCTGTCCTCTTCGGGTCTCTAGGGATCGCTTTTAAATTTGCTGAGCTTGAATATGTTTCAAAG GTGCGTGATCTTACAGAAGCATCAGAAATATTTGGCAGTTTGAACAGTATCCTTGATTATGATGTTAGAAATGATACA TCTCTCTATAGTGACGACTCGCTAAAAGAAGCTGCTTCAATGGCGTATGCAAAAGTTTGTGCACCTTATCATACATGGGCTGTCAGAACTGCTGTATCTGCTGGCATGTGTGCTCTTCCAACAAGGGACCAGCTTCTTATCAAGTTAAATGAGACTG ATGATTCAGCGGAGAGAGAAATGAGAAGATACATTGATGCGTCACTTCCGATCATTGAATACATTGACAAACTGTATATTTCAAGGAATGTAAGCTTGGACTGGTGA
- the LOC101248365 gene encoding ACD11 homolog protein isoform X1: MDEDDGFEDAGTGTPLSAIAEAFEELSSNHDLMLKPFCHACSLLSVLFGSLGIAFKFAELEYVSKVRDLTEASEIFGSLNSILDYDVRNDTVRTPGSLSRNLRRVRQGLDLIRALFQNFISTYDDSLKEAASMAYAKVCAPYHTWAVRTAVSAGMCALPTRDQLLIKLNETDDSAEREMRRYIDASLPIIEYIDKLYISRNVSLDW; encoded by the exons ATGGATGAGGACGATGGATTTGAGGATGCAGGCACAGGGACACCTTTGTCTGCGATAGCTGAGGCATTTGAGGAGCTTTCATCAAACCATGATCTTATGCTCAAGCCTTTTTGTCATGCTTGTTCCCTTCTTTCTGTCCTCTTCGGGTCTCTAGGGATCGCTTTTAAATTTGCTGAGCTTGAATATGTTTCAAAG GTGCGTGATCTTACAGAAGCATCAGAAATATTTGGCAGTTTGAACAGTATCCTTGATTATGATGTTAGAAATGATACAGTAAGAACACCAGGAAGCCTTTCACGCAATTTACGCAGAGTTCGTCAGGGTCTAGACCTAATAAGGGCTTTGTTTCAGAATTTTATTTCAACCTA TGACGACTCGCTAAAAGAAGCTGCTTCAATGGCGTATGCAAAAGTTTGTGCACCTTATCATACATGGGCTGTCAGAACTGCTGTATCTGCTGGCATGTGTGCTCTTCCAACAAGGGACCAGCTTCTTATCAAGTTAAATGAGACTG ATGATTCAGCGGAGAGAGAAATGAGAAGATACATTGATGCGTCACTTCCGATCATTGAATACATTGACAAACTGTATATTTCAAGGAATGTAAGCTTGGACTGGTGA